The following proteins are encoded in a genomic region of Paracoccus sp. MBLB3053:
- a CDS encoding CPBP family intramembrane glutamic endopeptidase, with protein sequence MTLLSRPYPIRHRLAIAIATLALWTAITLFGAGLGNGHIRLEQLATSGIAWQVLLASLLLVCVMSWAGWRDLGFRAPASATLRVLWLPGLFILLLFLWAVFLGLPAPGVMMMVLANTLLVGFSEEVMFRGVLFRAINLRLRIWPAIIWTSASFGLVHVLNGFLTGSFGTAFIQAIAAACTGLLLVAILLRTGSLWVAIVFHALWDWVCFLVVLGAQSIANDHTAGGATAAGPARLLVPFLIVLPNLLWGLWLLRGIGKGSAADRFSTSDAAASGV encoded by the coding sequence ATGACGCTGCTATCGCGCCCCTATCCCATCAGGCACCGGCTGGCCATCGCGATCGCCACGCTCGCCCTCTGGACGGCAATCACGCTTTTCGGCGCCGGACTTGGCAACGGTCATATCCGGCTCGAGCAGCTTGCGACGAGCGGCATCGCCTGGCAGGTTCTGTTGGCCAGCCTGCTTCTGGTTTGCGTGATGTCTTGGGCCGGATGGCGCGATCTGGGATTTCGCGCGCCAGCCTCCGCCACATTGAGGGTTCTGTGGCTGCCGGGATTGTTCATCCTGCTGCTGTTTCTGTGGGCCGTCTTTCTGGGCCTGCCTGCGCCCGGCGTGATGATGATGGTGCTGGCCAATACCCTTCTTGTCGGCTTTTCCGAAGAAGTGATGTTCCGCGGTGTGCTGTTCCGGGCGATCAACCTCCGGCTCCGCATCTGGCCAGCGATCATCTGGACATCGGCGAGCTTCGGACTCGTTCATGTTCTGAACGGTTTCCTGACCGGAAGTTTCGGCACGGCATTCATCCAGGCGATCGCGGCTGCCTGCACGGGGCTTTTGCTTGTCGCGATCCTTCTTCGCACCGGGTCCCTTTGGGTTGCCATCGTCTTCCACGCCCTGTGGGATTGGGTGTGCTTTCTGGTGGTTCTCGGCGCCCAGTCGATTGCCAACGACCACACAGCAGGTGGCGCAACCGCGGCGGGGCCCGCGCGACTGCTGGTACCGTTCCTGATCGTGCTGCCCAACCTGCTTTGGGGGCTCTGGCTCTTGCGCGGTATCGGCAAGGGTTCCGCAGCCGACCGCTTCTCCACAAGCGACGCCGCTGCCTCAGGTGTTTGA
- a CDS encoding bifunctional aconitate hydratase 2/2-methylisocitrate dehydratase, with the protein MSLYTDYLTEIETRKGEGLHPKPIDDGALVEELITQIEDAGSEHRKASLDFFIYNTLPGTTSAAGVKAQFLKKIILGEAVVPEITPAFALELLSHMKGGPSVEVLLDLALGEDAAIATKAGEVLKTQVFLYDADMARLGNAFKAGDEIAKGILESYAKAEFFTKLPAVEDEIKVVTYIAAEGDISTDLLSPGNQAHSRSDRELHGKCMISPEAQAEIQALQAQHPDKRVMLIAEKGTMGVGSSRMSGVNNVALWTGKQASPYVPFVNIAPVVAGTNGISPIFATTVDVTGGIGINLKNWVKKADADGKPILNNDGNAILEQKYSVETGTVLTINAKDKTLCDENGKPLVDVAAAFTPQKVEFMKAGGSYAIVFGKKLQTFAAETLGVEPTPVFAPNKEISVEGQGLTAVEKIFNRNAVGVTPGKVLHAGSDVRVRVNIVGSQDTTGLMTAQELEAMAATIISPLVDGAYQSGCHTASVWDKKAQANIPKLMKFMNSFGLITARDPKGVYHSMTDVIHKVLNDITVDDWAIIIGGDSHTRMSKGVAFGADSGTVALALATGEATMPIPQSVKVTFKGKMQPHMDFRDVVHATQAQMLKQCGDNVFQGRVIEVHIGTLLADQAFTFTDWTAEMKAKASICISQDDTLIESLEIAKSRIQIMIDKGMENEAKTLHGLIDKANARIAEIRSGEKPALAPDENAKYFAEVVVDLDLIDEPMIADPDVNNADVSKRYTHETIRPVSYYGGTKKVDLGFVGSCMVHKGDMKIVAQMLKNLEKSQGKVEFKAPLVVAAPTYNIIDELKAEGDWEILQKYSGFEFDDLLPKNTARTEYENILYLERPGCNLCMGNQEKAEKGDTVLATSTRLFQGRVVEDSAEKKGESLLASTPVVVLSAILGRTPSADEYKSAVEGIDLTRFAPPLEKSGTARSVHF; encoded by the coding sequence ATGAGCTTGTACACAGACTACCTAACCGAAATCGAAACCCGCAAAGGTGAGGGCCTGCATCCCAAGCCCATCGATGATGGTGCGCTGGTCGAAGAGCTTATAACGCAGATCGAAGACGCCGGAAGCGAGCACCGGAAGGCGTCTCTGGATTTCTTCATCTACAACACCCTTCCGGGCACGACGAGCGCCGCAGGCGTCAAGGCGCAGTTCCTGAAGAAGATCATCCTGGGCGAAGCGGTCGTTCCCGAGATCACCCCGGCCTTCGCGTTGGAATTGTTGTCGCACATGAAGGGCGGCCCCTCGGTCGAGGTTCTTCTGGATCTGGCGCTTGGCGAAGATGCCGCAATCGCGACTAAAGCGGGCGAAGTGCTGAAGACGCAGGTCTTCCTTTACGACGCGGACATGGCCCGGCTGGGCAACGCCTTCAAGGCGGGTGATGAGATCGCCAAAGGCATTCTTGAAAGCTACGCCAAGGCAGAGTTCTTCACCAAGCTTCCAGCGGTCGAGGACGAGATCAAGGTCGTGACCTATATCGCCGCCGAAGGCGATATTTCGACCGACCTTCTTTCACCGGGCAACCAGGCGCATTCGCGTTCGGACCGCGAGCTGCACGGCAAATGCATGATCTCGCCCGAAGCTCAGGCCGAGATTCAGGCGCTGCAAGCCCAGCATCCCGACAAACGGGTCATGCTGATCGCCGAAAAGGGCACGATGGGCGTCGGTTCCTCGCGCATGTCCGGCGTGAACAACGTGGCCCTCTGGACCGGCAAGCAGGCCAGCCCCTATGTGCCCTTCGTCAATATCGCCCCCGTGGTCGCCGGCACGAACGGCATTTCGCCGATCTTCGCCACGACGGTCGACGTGACCGGTGGCATCGGCATCAACCTGAAGAACTGGGTCAAGAAGGCCGATGCGGACGGCAAGCCGATCCTGAACAATGACGGCAATGCGATCCTTGAACAGAAATACTCGGTCGAAACCGGCACGGTTCTGACGATCAACGCCAAGGACAAGACTCTCTGCGACGAAAACGGCAAGCCGCTGGTTGACGTGGCCGCTGCCTTCACCCCGCAAAAGGTCGAGTTCATGAAGGCCGGCGGCTCCTATGCCATCGTCTTCGGCAAGAAGCTTCAGACCTTTGCCGCCGAAACGCTGGGCGTCGAGCCGACCCCGGTCTTTGCGCCGAACAAGGAAATTTCGGTTGAAGGTCAGGGCCTGACCGCCGTCGAGAAGATCTTCAACCGCAATGCGGTCGGTGTGACCCCGGGCAAGGTGCTGCATGCCGGTTCGGACGTGCGCGTTCGTGTCAACATCGTCGGCTCGCAGGACACGACCGGCCTGATGACCGCCCAGGAACTCGAGGCGATGGCCGCGACGATCATCTCGCCGCTGGTCGACGGGGCCTATCAGTCGGGCTGTCATACGGCATCCGTCTGGGACAAGAAGGCCCAGGCGAACATTCCGAAGCTCATGAAGTTCATGAACAGCTTCGGCCTGATCACGGCGCGCGACCCGAAGGGCGTCTATCACTCGATGACTGACGTGATCCACAAGGTGCTGAACGACATCACCGTGGATGACTGGGCGATCATCATCGGCGGCGACAGCCATACGCGCATGTCAAAGGGCGTGGCCTTCGGCGCCGACTCGGGCACGGTGGCGCTGGCACTGGCCACCGGCGAGGCGACCATGCCGATCCCGCAGTCGGTGAAAGTGACCTTCAAGGGCAAGATGCAGCCGCATATGGACTTCCGCGACGTGGTCCATGCAACGCAGGCGCAGATGCTCAAGCAATGCGGCGACAACGTCTTCCAGGGCCGCGTGATCGAGGTCCATATCGGCACGCTGCTGGCCGACCAGGCCTTCACCTTCACCGACTGGACGGCCGAGATGAAGGCCAAGGCGTCGATTTGCATTTCGCAGGACGACACCCTGATCGAGTCGCTGGAAATCGCCAAGTCGCGCATCCAGATCATGATCGACAAGGGCATGGAGAACGAAGCCAAGACCCTGCACGGACTGATCGACAAGGCAAATGCGCGCATCGCCGAGATCCGTTCGGGCGAAAAGCCCGCGCTCGCGCCCGATGAGAACGCGAAGTATTTCGCCGAAGTCGTCGTCGATCTTGACCTGATCGACGAGCCGATGATCGCCGACCCCGACGTGAACAATGCCGATGTGTCCAAGCGTTATACCCATGAGACGATCCGTCCGGTGTCCTATTACGGCGGCACGAAAAAGGTCGATCTGGGCTTCGTCGGTTCGTGCATGGTGCATAAGGGCGACATGAAGATCGTTGCGCAAATGTTGAAAAACCTTGAAAAATCTCAGGGCAAGGTCGAGTTCAAGGCGCCGCTCGTGGTCGCTGCCCCGACCTACAACATCATCGACGAGCTGAAGGCCGAGGGGGATTGGGAAATCCTGCAGAAATATTCGGGCTTCGAGTTCGATGACCTGCTTCCCAAGAACACCGCGCGGACCGAATACGAGAACATCCTTTATCTCGAGCGCCCGGGCTGCAACCTGTGCATGGGCAACCAGGAAAAGGCAGAGAAGGGCGATACCGTTCTGGCCACTTCGACCCGCCTGTTCCAGGGCCGCGTCGTCGAAGACAGCGCCGAGAAGAAGGGTGAATCCCTGTTGGCCTCGACCCCGGTTGTCGTGCTGTCGGCGATCCTTGGCAGAACGCCCAGTGCCGACGAATACAAGTCGGCCGTCGAAGGCATCGACCTGACCAGGTTCGCGCCTCCGCTCGAGAAATCGGGCACCGCGCGGTCGGTTCACTTCTAG